A stretch of DNA from Salvelinus sp. IW2-2015 linkage group LG20, ASM291031v2, whole genome shotgun sequence:
gggaTATTTCCATATACATTGTTATGTACTGTTTATCCTACGTTAGCAATTATTGTACATCAAATCACAATAGCAACTACAATTTATTCCCTTAGCATTGTGGTCATTCTatttcaaaaacaacaacaaaattataTCAACAAGCAATATCCCAGACTAGACCAACCAGAGTCATTCACAAACTAAAAGACAAGAAAATATGTAAGGAAGAAACAAATATGCGgggttaaactttttttttttttgtctagaACAGCACATTCTACATTGAAAGTAATTCCTGatgcatattttttttgtctCAAACAAGATGTATGTAGGCACGtttgactgtaagttgctttggataaaagcatctgctaaatggcatattatgtCATTATAATTTTTATTATAAGATGAGTAGATTGTGAACATTGTCCCGACAGTCCTTATCATGCATGCTGTGTCACTGTCATCCAAATGTAGtatgtttctctcctcttctttactctccccctctctcttctcctctgtttcccCATCCCTCTATTGTATCATTCTTCTAATCCTGCTGGGCCCTGTAGACAGAGTTATTTGCTGGTTGTCTTCATGCTTGTCTTCACCACAGGGACCTTACTCTCCAGCCTGATCAGATGCTCTGCCACCTGGTCCTCAGCCACCTCCAGGAAAGCTGCCATCTCTGGGGTGTCTACTCtcaccagctcctcctcctcttcatccaacTCCAGGACAGCAGCCATCTCTGGRGTGTCTACTACTCTCAccagctcctccacctccacgTCTCCCTCTCCCGCCTGCAGGGCCTCATTCTCGGCCACCTCCACCATCTCTGTGCCCTCTGTGTGCAMCACTTCCACGTCTCCATCMCGGAACTTCTTCACGTGGAAGGTGAAGGGCGGCACRCGGTACACGGTCGTCTTGGAGCGGGCGTAGACGGTGTGGTCGGGGGTCAGAGACTTCTTCAACATCTCCTTGGAGCCCTTTARCTTCTCCTTCCGCTCCATGTTRGGGGTCATCTTGTTGCCCAGCTTGCCCATCTTCTTYTCCAGGCTATGCTTGGTCTTCTCYAGCTTGTCGTGRGTCTTCTGCCKGGTCTTCTCCAGGTTATCCCTGGTCTTCTGCTTGGTCTTTTCCAGGTTGTCCTTGGTCTTCTgcgctctcttctccctctgctctttGGAGAAGGCCTTCTTGATGTTGTCCACGCGCGCCTTGCTGGAGCGTTTTATCTTCTCCGCCCGGGACTCTTCGATGATCTCCTCGATCTCCACCTCTTCGTCTGAGTTGAGGCCAGTGAGCGCCGCCTCGCCCCCCTCCTCAGGGATCTGCTCCAGCCCCCCTTCCACAGAGCAGCCCTCAGCTACATTCTCTGCCACCTTGGATGACTTTAGAGAGGCTTTAGCGGCCTTATTCTCATCCTGTGAAGACACAAAGGAGAGAGTGGATGAGGTTAGACAACAGGAAGAGTAAACATACAAGATAAGTATGAACGTTTATGTTTAAGGCTACAGTTAGGGTCAATAAAACAGCAGCAGATCTTGTTTTGCAGCCAGCTGAAAGACTAGGACagtattacatatttttttttatattctgttttatcatttatattttattcGTTTTCAAGCATAAGCTTGCAAAGACAGTATTAAATCTACCTCATTACATATTAGTACTCTGAGTGAGATAAGATGTTCCTATTCTAATGTGTTCATTCCCAGGGAACAATGTGTTCACAGAATGGGATTTGTCCAATATATACCCACATTTTCAAATTGACTGCATGATTATAGAGGTTATATTGTAGTGTCACGTAAAAGCCTGAGGCTGAGAAAATGAATGAATATCAATTCATATGAATGTGGGCTCTGAGATGGAAATGAAATTTAAAATGTATGTGTATGATAAATTATTCATCTTCATGGCTTGCCTCAGATACGTAACTTTACATTTATCAGtcgcataaaaaaatatatgaaacatGCCTGCTACTGTTGGCCAACCCCATCTAGTGGTCATACAATACAAACTGACCAACACTCCAAAATCAGCACAGACAATGAAATACTGTCCAGCCAATAGCACAGACTTTCCATATGTACCCTAGAATGAATGACTATGATACTTTAAATAAAGTCTGCCTGAAACCTCTGTTTGTATGTGAACCAGCAGACTGTGACTGGTGTAACATTTAAGAGTGAGATACTTTAGTCAGATTGAAAGTCACACTTTGTAAGCAGTGGGTTGTGGGAAAATATGTTTAATGGTAGAGTCAAATGCCTAGTTATGTGTCTCCCTACCGGTTGTGTGATAACCACATCAAAGGGTTAGGTATTAGGTAATGTAATACGCTTACTGAGATGAGCTGTAAAGAGGTAGGACAACCAGTGACATTGACATATGAAAGGTTGTAGGTATCCATCCTTACACTCACTAAGACTGAAAAGCCtattagagagacacagagagtatGTATGTATGAGGTACACCAGGAGAACATTTACCACAGTTATCGCAATGATTCAGCGAGGTAGGAGTGTGCAGTAAAGTACTTTACCAATAGCAGGAAATGCTTCTGGCTCTAGTTGGCTCAGTATGCTAGTTTCATTATTAGACACCATACAAACCTGTATGACATCCTCTTTAAGTCTTTCACAAGCTGCTTGTGATTACACTTATTCTGTGTAATGAACATTTACCAAGTAGTTTGGCTGAGAAGACCCTGACACTAGTTTCTAGTATAACCAAAATAACTGCAAATGTTCTCAATATTTCCAATGGACTGGTTCAGACAGTCTTGCACTCCATCTAGGGGACAAGAAAGTTCTAGCAGCCTGTAAGGGGACGCTACATCAGATATGGCATTGTCTGTTCATAAAACCAGTACTTCACACTGAGATTCACAAACTCACTCAACGTCCCAGTGATGATGTTTTCACAACGTTAGAGAAATGTTGTATTATTGGATATCCACTGAGGGAGACCAGGAATATGCAGAGGATGTTATCCATCAAATCCAattttgttggtcacatacacatggttagcagatgttaatgcgagtgtagcgaaatgcttgtgcttctagttccgaccacgcagtaatatctaacaagtaatctaacaatttcacaactaccttttacacacaagtgtaaaggaatgaataagaatatgtacatataaatatatggatgagcgatggccgaacggcatagacaagatgcagtagatggtatagagtacagtatacatatgagatgagtaatattgggtatgtaaacattatataaagtggcattgtttaaaatgactagtgatacatttattacatccaatttttaattattaaagtggctagagatttgagtcagtatgttggcagcagccactcaatgttagtgatggctgtttaacagtctgatgaccttgagatagaagctgtttttcagtctctcgtcccagctttgatgcacctgtactgacctcgccttctggatgatagtggggtgaacaggcagtggctcgggtggttgtccttgatgatctttttggccttcctgtgacatcgggtggtgtaggtgtcctggagggcaggtagtttgcccccggtgatgcgttgtgcagaccttactaccctctggagagccttacggttgtgggcggagcaattgccgtaccaggcggtgatacagcccgacaggatgctctcgattgtgcatctgtaaaagtttgtttgtgtttttggtgacaagccaaatttcttcagcctcttgaggttgaagagacactgttgcg
This window harbors:
- the LOC111980877 gene encoding caveolae-associated protein 1-like — encoded protein: MADPAGLQQERVALTEVSDDDEEVSLVAAAVQPATDSDEDDISEEVDLVLATGSGTKSEAQVNGVMVLTLLDKIIGVVDQIQLTQNGLEARQQDMEKSVYCIQGELSKLSKSHTDTANTVNKMLGKVRKVSVNVKTVRTNLEKQAGQIKKLESNENELLKRRHFKVLIYQDENKAAKASLKSSKVAENVAEGCSVEGGLEQIPEEGGEAALTGLNSDEEVEIEEIIEESRAEKIKRSSKARVDNIKKAFSKEQREKRAQKTKDNLEKTKQKTRDNLEKTRQKTHDKLEKTKHSLEKKMGKLGNKMTPNMERKEKLKGSKEMLKKSLTPDHTVYARSKTTVYRVPPFTFHVKKFRDGDVEVXHTEGTEMVEVAENEALQAGEGDVEVEELVRVVDTPEMAAVLELDEEEEELVRVDTPEMAAFLEVAEDQVAEHLIRLESKVPVVKTSMKTTSK